One window of the Podospora pseudocomata strain CBS 415.72m chromosome 7, whole genome shotgun sequence genome contains the following:
- the HEM1 gene encoding mitochondrial 5-aminolevulinate synthase (COG:H; EggNog:ENOG503NVHY; BUSCO:EOG09261NLR) produces the protein MDSVLRQSKAMCPFMKKATAAGLRAMTTAARPAASPCGGTISKLQTLARRCPVMGKAMAVQSARIGHAGIPGVAGRAMSTVSAHGKTSKAKIHTSGAQEAQAVEGAIFNGREKVPLPPRIPTKAQAAANTLTAARTAAPVTHNGTKFDYEGFYNNELEKKHKDKSYRYFNNINRLAKEFPRAHMSTREEKVTVWCANDYLGMGRNPQVLKAMHETLDEYGAGAGGTRNISGHNRHAVELEATIAKLHAQEAALVFSSCYVANDATLATLGSKMPDCVILSDSLNHASMIQGIRHSGTKKVIFKHNDVKDLEEKLAALPLHVPKIIAFESVYSMCGSIGPIEEICDLAEKYGAITFLDEVHAVGMYGPHGAGVAEHLDFEAHAQGKPRGTIMERIDIITGTLGKAYGCVGGYIAGSAKLVDTVRSLAPGFIFTTSLPPAVMAGARAAIEYQMNYNGDRRLQQLHTRAVKEALGERDIPVIPNPSHIIPILVGNAELAKQASDKLLQDHKIYVQSINYPTVPVGQERLRITPTPGHTKEYRDHLVGAIQTIWEELGIKRTSEWAAEGGFIGVGEPNAAAEEPLWTDEQLGIAEAARTIEQEAKTTTTRGGLTERLLEREMEGLQTASAAA, from the exons ATGGACTCCGTTTTGCGCCAGTCCAAGGCCATGTGCCCCTTCATGAAGaaggccaccgccgccggcctcCGCGCCATGACGACGGCTGCCCGCCCCGCCGCCTCGCCGTGCGGTGgcaccatctccaagctgCAGACCCTCGCCCGTCGCTGCCCCGTCATGGGCAAGGCTATGGCTGTCCAGTCGGCTCGCATTGGCCATGCCGGCATTCCCGGTGTTGCTGGCCGGGCCATGTCGACTGTCTCTGCCCACGGAAAGACGAGCAAGGCAAAGATTCACACGAGCGGTGCTCAGGAGGCGCAGGCTGTCGAGGGCGCCATTTTCAATGGCCGCGAGAAGG TCCCGCTTCCTCCTAGAATCCCAACCAAAGCgcaagccgctgccaacacCTTGACTGCTGCCCGCACCGCCGCGCCGGTGACGCACAATGGCACCAAGTTCGATTACGAGGGCTTCTACAACAATGAGCTTGAGAAGAAGCACAAGGACAAGTCGTATCGCtacttcaacaacatcaaccgtCTCGCAAAGGAGTTTCCCCGCGCCCACATGTCAAccagggaggaaaaggtTACTGTCTGGTGCGCCAACGACTACCTCGGCATGGGCCGCAACCCCCAGGTTTTGAAGGCGATGCACGAGACCTTGGACGAGTACGGTGCTGGCGCCGGTGGTACGAGAAATATTTCTGGACACAACAGGCACGCGGTGGAATTGGAGGCAACGATCGCCAAGCTGCACGCTCAGGAAGCAGCGCTGGTCTTCAGCTCGTGCTACGTGGCCAACGATGCCACGCTCGCGACGCTGGGGAGCAAGATGCCAGACTGTGTCATCTTGTCAGACAGCCTGAACCACGCCTCGATGATCCAGGGTATCCGCCACTCTGGGACCAAGAAGGTCATCTTTAAACACAACGACGTAAAGgatctggaggagaagctcgcGGCGCTGCCGCTGCACGTCCCCAAGATCATCGCCTTTGAGTCCGTCTACAGCATGTGCGGATCCATTGGCCCCATTGAGGAGATTTGCGACCTGGCTGAGAAGTACGGCGCCATTACTTTCCTCGACGAGGTGCACGCGGTGGGCATGTACGGGCCACACGGCGCCGGTGTAGCGGAGCACCTCGACTTTGAGGCGCACGCGCAGGGCAAGCCTCGCGGCACCATTATGGAGCGTattgacatcatcaccggTACTCTGGGTAAGGCTTACGGCTGCGTTGGCGGGTACATCGCCGGCAGCGCCAAGCTGGTCGACACAGTGCGCTCTCTTGCGCCCGGGTTCATCTTTACCACCTCTTTGCCACCTGCTGTCATGGCTGGTGCTCGGGCGGCGATTGAGTATCAGATGAACTACAACGGCGACCGCCGTTTGCAACAACTACACACCCGGGCTGTCAAGGAGGCCCTCGGGGAGAGGGACATCCCTGTGATTCCCAACCCGAGccacatcatccccatcctggTCGGCAACGCCGAGCTGGCCAAGCAGGCGAGTGACAAGCTCCTGCAGGACCACAAGATTTACGTCCAGAGCATTAACTACCCCACCGTTCCTGTCGGTCAGGAGCGTCTGCGGATTACGCCCACCCCCGGCCACACCAAGGAGTACCGCGACCACCTCGTCGGGGCCATCCAGACGATCTGGGAGGAGCTCGGCATCAAGCGGACGAGCGAGTGGGCTGCCGAGGGGGGGTTCATCGGGGTTGGGGAGCCGAAcgcggcggccgaggagcCGCTGTGGACGGACGAGCAGCTTGGTATtgccgaggcggcgaggacgaTTGAGCAGGAGGccaagacgacgacgactcggGGTGGGCTGACGGAGCGGTTGCTGgaaagggagatggaggggttgcagACGGCGAGCGCAGCTGCTTAA
- the GSH2 gene encoding Glutathione synthetase (EggNog:ENOG503NU0F; COG:Q), with protein MTSNAPYPPALDAGLETERLSQTIKDWSIANGLAVRPPPALVGQNQDPEGILAINAPVTLFPSPFPKSCFEEAKAIQTNYNELYARISQDEEFLGRLVQEVAGGDDFIAKLWEIHLKVKEEGYVQNLSLGLFRSDYMVHQDGDHLQIKQVEFNTIASSFGGLSAQTSLLHQHLSKTEYPLLTTPIPPNALNLPPNTSAHSLAAGLRAAYEAYGPSILNHPTCILFIVQEGERNIFDQRHLEYSLQQSSIPVFRLPFSQLLTHTTLSPPPLRQLLYHLPHNPSQIFEVAVTYLRAGYGPNDYPTPTSWLARRRIETSNTIPCPTILTQLAGMKKVQQVLATPPGPSTLAKFIPDEEKSSALWRTFTNIYPLDSSSPAGREARRLATDPKECLKYVMKPQREGGGNNFYKGAIPEQLKKVPEEHWNSFILMELITPPAVQNTILRQGKLEQGGVICELGVYGTCLWDQKTGQVKHNEEAGYLLRTKGDQSEEGGVAAGFGCMDSVALV; from the exons ATGACTTCAAACGCCCCCTATCCCCCAGCTCTAGATGCAGGTCTGGAGACAGAAAGACTGTCTCAGACTATCAAGGATTGGTCAATCGCCAATGGGCTTGCTgtccgtcctcctcctgcatTGGTAGGCCAGAATCAAGACCCTGAGGGAATTCTGGCTATCAATGCCCCTGTCACGCTTTTCCCAAGTCCATTCCCAAAAAGCTGCttcgaggaggcaaaggcaaTCCAGACGAACTACAATGAGTTGTATGCTCGAATTAGTCAGGATGAGGAGTTTTTGGGTCGTCTTGTTCAAGA ggttgccggtggtgatgattttATTGCCAAGCTCTGGGAGATTCATCTCAAAGTAAAAGAGGAAGGCTATGTTCAG AACCTCTCTCTTGGTCTTTTCCGGTCAGACTACATGGTTCACCAAGACGGTGACCACCTCCAAATTAAACAGGTTGAGTTCAACACGATAGCCTCTTCCTTTGGAGGGCTCTCTGCTCAAACCTCGCTGCTCCATCA ACACCTATCAAAAACAGAATACCCCCTCCtaaccacccccatcccccccaacgccctcaacctcccccccaacacctccgcccactccctcgccgccggcctCCGCGCCGCCTACGAAGCCTACGGGCCCTCAatcctcaaccacccaaccTGCATCCTTTTCATCGTCCAAGAGGGCGAACGCAACATCTTCGACCAGCGCCACCTAGAATACTCCCTCCAACAATCCTCCATCCCCGTCTTCcgcctccccttctcccaacTCCTaacccacaccaccctctcccccccccccctccgccaactcctctaccacctcccccacaacccctcccaaatCTTCGAAGTAGCCGTCACCTACCTGCGAGCAGGCTACGGACCAAACGACTACCCCACCCCCACATCCTGGCTCGCCCGCCGCAGAATCGAAACCTCCAACACGATCCCCTGTCCCACAATCCTAACCCAGCTAGCCGGCATGAAAAAGGTACAACAAGTCCTCGCCACCCCTCCCGGCCCTTCCACCCTCGCCAAATTCATCCCCGACGAAGAAAAATCTTCCGCGTTGTGGAGGACCTTCACAAACATCTACCCCCTGGacagctcctcccccgcaGGGAGGGAAGCCCGGCGCCTGGCCACCGACCCGAAAGAGTGTCTAAAGTACGTCATGAAGCCCCAGAGGGAAGGCGGCGGAAACAACTTTTACAAGGGCGCCATCCCggagcagctgaagaaggtGCCCGAGGAGCACTGGAATAGTTTTATTCTGATGGAGCTCATCACGCCGCCCGCGGTGCAGAATACCATCCTGAGACAGGGGAAGCTGGAGCAGGGGGGTGTGATTTGCGAGTTGGGGGTGTACGGGACTTGTTTGTGGGATCAGAAGACCGGCCAAGTTAAACACAACGAAGAGGCGGGTTACCTACTAAGGACAAAGGGGGATCagagcgaggaggggggtgtggcGGCTGGGTTTGGGTGCATGGATTCTGTTGCTTTGGTGTAG
- a CDS encoding hypothetical protein (EggNog:ENOG503PGWP), whose amino-acid sequence MENMGGRGGGDRDQKDMRGRSREPAVTVCHVCGDRVRPQLYCPSCGHPLCGRCRKEPSPQNKQEMGSVNGDGGGEKHGRGGVGDEVERVSVAVATGLPSPAAATTPDGEGGGLVEVVRKSNGEIIAVEKRRPVKTNPFVIADQIARKVSDPQVSSTTIPVVAMPPVSKLPKYDLTTIVDRKRRVPVAPTDAVEHPRIQQSQREPHPERLSHSYASSSRGSSVVPAPSPGVPSNSARMLAAAEEREEERTAALQAKDGPHVHRPDREPDPTTPSPTFQASNDRAHVLQQQARREKERTTPPVLRRVKVLAQTNKSGALQQVLQVDVDSGGSAQDNSGMETGGGRKSSGKSIPRARVTSPPAWLKGTGPLSSSSAASVAAQPGSIAGRLKKVGLDSSKTKSSPQLGQQSLGGKKKEGRGTTDSTATVTVVRPGVDGDARQGSNSQVSPGGLGRRGEGQKQQEQQLRSYPSPPGQQKQQFGGQQQHHSHGSSGFWKVPSSVNMSMAAGPGAGARAASKATSEATIDGSNRLGGGGRRERSSVGGTATGPAGTGTVMVAGDEDDDVGIQGLTIVLHLRGKDDLVISTDLTREGGAGTEGAQEGTGRVLGVVGRWG is encoded by the exons ATGGAGAAcatgggaggaagaggaggaggagatcgagACCAAAAGGATATGAGGGGAAGATCAAGGGAGCCGGCGGTGACGGTTTGTCATGTTTGTGGAGACAGAGTTAGGCCGCAGTTGTATTGTCCTTCTTGTGGGCATCCTTTGTGTGGGAGGTGCAGGAAGGAACCTTCTCCGCAGAATAAACAGGAGATGGGAAGTGTgaatggggatggtggtggtgagaagcaTGGACGGGGGGGGGTAGGGGACGAGGTTGAAAGGGTGAGTGTGGCTGTTGCTACTGGATTGCCTtcacctgctgctgctacgaCGCccgatggggagggaggggggctggtggaggttgtcAGGAAGTCGAATGGGGAGATCATTGCTGTTGAGAAGAGGCGGCCCGTG AAGACGAATCCGTTCGTCATTGCCGACCAGATTGCCAGAAAGGTTTCGGATCCCCAAGTCAGCAGCACAACTATTCCTGTCGTTGCCATGCCTCCTGTCTCGAAGCTGCCCAAGTATGATCTTACCACTATTGTTGACCGCAAGCGTCGTGTACCTGTTGCTCCGACTGACGCTGTCGAACATCCCCGGATTCAACAGAGCCAGAGGGAGCCCCACCCTGAGAGACTGTCACACAGTTATGCTAGCTCGTCAAGGGGCTCGTCGGTTGTCCCGGCCCCCTCACCTGGAGTTCCAAGCAATAGTGCGCGTATGCTTGCTGCCgctgaagagagggaggaggaaaggacTGCTGCTCTGCAGGCCAAGGATGGTCCTCATGTTCACCGCCCGGATCGGGAGCCAGATCCTACTACGCCTTCTCCGACATTTCAGGCGTCCAATGATAGAGCTCACGTCTTGCAGCAACAGGCGAGAcgggaaaaggagaggaCTACGCCTCCTGTTTTGAGACGGGTCAAGGTTCTTGCTCAGACAAATAAATCCGGGGCATTGCAGCAGGTTCTTCAGGTGGATGTGGACAGTGGTGGTTCTGCTCAGGACAATAGTGGGATGGAGACTGGGGGAGGTCGTAAGAGCAGTGGCAAGTCTATTCCTCGTGCTAGAGTGACTAGCCCGCCTGCCTGGCTCAAGGGCACTGGCCCCttatcttcttcttctgctgcttcgGTGGCCGCTCAACCGGGGAGTATTGCTGGGAGATTGAAAAAGGTGGGGTTGGATTCGAGCAAGACGAAGAGTAGTCCGCAGTTGGGTCAGCAGTCACtggggggaaagaagaaggaggggaggggtacGACGGATTCCACTGCTACTGTTACTGTGGTGAGacctggtgttgatggagaTGCACGGCAGGGATCAAACTCGCAGGTGTCGCCTGGGGGGCTTGGGAGACGGGGTGAGGGAcagaaacaacaagaacaacagcTGAGGAGttatccttctcctcctggacagcagaagcagcagttTGGTggtcagcaacagcatcatTCTCATGGGTCGTCTGGGTTTTGGAAGGTGCCGTCTTCTGTGAATATGAGTATGGCTGCTGGGCCTGGGGCTGGGGCTAGGGCTGCTTCAAAGGCGACGAGTGAGGCTACGATTGATGGGAGTAACCggcttggtggaggaggccggcGAGAGAGGAGTAGTGTTGGGGGGACTGCAACAGGTCCtgcggggacggggacggtgatggtggcgggggatgaggatgatgatgttgggatTCAAGGGTTGACGATTGTGTTGCATTTGAGGGGGAAGGATGATTTGGTGATTAGTACTGATTTGActagggaggggggagctgGGACGGAGGGGGCCCAGGAGGGAACGGGTCGAGTGTTGGGAGTAGTTGGTCGGTGGGGATGA
- a CDS encoding hypothetical protein (EggNog:ENOG503NZ7R; COG:A), with amino-acid sequence MSDSSVVNMEGEDVHDPFLWDEEQLIQELCHSNRQWRARAPKRPLDLAALEAKLREGGVDGASFLTYPEEFGIHNMFAELGIKILPHQQFLQHIINELKESSAGYRDYIRQQDDGDDHGSTYIKREPHPPSSFEPPARGSPDAKPRLDMDRAMQAAIASQLGASGPSGVLSPALSPAVDLRIGGLGDINENPEDNSIAGSEPMDINSVSDNGSPAVVEQQPIAPEEPPRKKRRVAPTLISSEPMHAKPALAPTEGDAFTRLTTIFGYQAPPCWLDPGSLTPAEILSLNPSDEVDDNGDFAHGYHDHPPGRRRQVWGAMKRHYLSVRPQRTLEVPQDEREESPLPVFGQSDDEESMDSDEWEEYQQEEEERERMKALRQQEAASVLSNDKAQAVIADVIKELEARWVDEQQPKQDRRAHNIWESARRNPNREAYIKSIKKLKDEAAKRIPKFRKQILTEKWKSDEMLRKMASDYLEQSVFEKCYQCWLLGVLESPRRPPKPAALPRPMPRPKKQQELAEDEEDLASSDSETDDFLDDSDDKVMISNDLMEVEPISDFVQEPDTDMQDSSPGKIKTKLALAPSTPLGTKQADEVILIEDSPLISPTDGIPEFTDRLSLEKMGEMGTDYWAKANDAERLLAAILCQWTEQKRERLLKVVGPFGHKEIWEEHLKPAIDTNGTVARVGTTELLLCQLFDAFLECSAKRLARTTIRKITLRQLEQSAGVKFQTFYNHLKKLLVLFRTEKPHFGHTRSLAPTTPTKSPAVKTPIKSEPSQVAASEKPVEELVSQDSSEGGVPQDPADATLTLADEVEAVLPDEEVPLSKKKRKRKQKVNQEAKNLRVTTQQQLVEFGRRRRRLHEEIATNGIVPSTMARLIVNETKKDDEPLIFINAYTGSRIKDHQIDGVRFMWNQVVVSGQGCLLAHTMGLGKTMQVITLLVVIAEAAASSDPAVVEQIPEKLRRSRTLILCPSGLVDNWVDEVNMWAPEGSLGPVYKVDASLTAYVRVEVVKKWASGGGVLIVGYSLFGNLVEDEELEKLLQEKPNIVVGDETHLIKNQNTKRSRAAAHFHTKSRIAMTGSPLTNNVMDYYAMVNWVSPGYLSDIEEFRSRFGNPIKEGLYADSNPSAKRQARKLLVILKETMSPKVHRRDVQVLRDELPTKKEFIIMLPLTPLQRTLYEIYIERVNNPTVTGSDKSSAQVWSMVAKLGTVLAHPRIFKTVAERQKDAKGKAKSGKSEDEDELILPQDILSELLTPTTCRDIDNDAHSYKIVVLMFLLGEFRKVGDKALIFTQSIPALDFLESIFKRRQIGYQRLDGHTPINMRQASIKKFNSNDSADVYLISTKAGGVGLNIYGANRVIILDFKYSPTDEQQAIGRAYRLGQTKPVYVYWLMIGGTFEATIHKSAIFKTQLASRVIDKKNPAPYATRLKEYFVPPQTVDQEDLQDAYGQDTVLDALLNSAEVGPLVRKVTSTETFEKEETYELPPEDQEEAKKEVALALLRLTNPEAYEAEKLRLDRERYGWQPQPAVQSNTIGMINKGIGTAQPNLAHNSVLPRLRDNFGQMVPSSTTPIPIPGQYLQQYRQLGRLNTLGSAPVRPVLGAAPAPSFTLPNSDLQPVLGSGSFAKYPADGHALPSHATPSATPQVNPSLVAGPFGTQPVETLAASNPAPPHPAPRNTPPTPAQKPAASALAPPNKAPSPMSQKALSHAHVSGSQQPQSTTPSLIIPLPGTSASVIDSARPDLPDLRRIYQALCEEGKEVVFTPDAVMQGVEQALQEKGFSYKTFPARDKWQYLQKCCRLHARFAEAMLSGYIQPDQLATRERRDLQTMVTRLNGLAEDDFKREVWGSQVVRNNQAATVAQQKPRPSSKVKDESRVTKVKKDKVKKDKEKTSGSMPKRPRDSKGPKTPNIGPGPGGRQQPVRPGDSAASPFLID; translated from the exons ATGAGCG ACAGTTCAGTTGTGAACATGGAAGGGGAAGACGTACACGATCCCTTTTTGTGGGACGAGGAGCAACTCATACAAGAACTGTGCCATTCGAATCGCCAATGGAGGGCAAGGGCCCCCAAGCGGCCTCTGGACCTTGCCGCCCTTGAAGCGAAGCTCAGAGAGGGCGGGGTCGATGGCGCATCTTTCCTAACTTACCCTGAAGAGTTCGGCATTCACAACATGTTTGCAGAATTGGGCATCAAGATATTGCCCCATCAACAATTCTTGCAGCATATCATCAATGAACTCAAGGAATCAAGTGCTGGGTATCGCGATTACATACGTCAGCAAGATGACGGGGACGACCATGGCAGTACCTACATCAAGCGAGAGCCTCATCCGCCCAGTAGCTTTGAGCCTCCAGCCAGAGGATCTCCAGATGCCAAGCCCCGTCTGGATATGGATCGCGCAATGCAGGCTGCGATTGCCTCTCAACTTGGGGCATCAGGACCAAGTGGTGTTTTGTCTCCAGCGCTATCACCTGCTGTGGACCTGCGGATTGGAGGTCTGGGAGACATCAACGAAAACCCAGAGGACAACAGCATCGCAGGGTCGGAACCCATGGACATTAATAGTGTTTCGGACAACGGAAGCCCGGCAGTAGTCGAGCAGCAACCTATCGCCCCAGAAGAACCCCCTCGGAAAAAGAGGAGAGTAGCGCCTACACTGATATCGTCAGAGCCCATGCATGCCAAACCTGCGCTTGCTCCTACAGAGGGAGATGCCTTCACGAGGCTCACAACCATATTTGGGTATCAAGCCCCCCCATGCTGGCTCGATCCTGGATCCTTGACCCCGGCCGAGATACTCAGCCTGAATCCTTCAGATGAAGTGGATGATAATGGGGACTTTGCTCATGGTTATCACGATCACCCCCCGGGTCGTCGAAGACAGGTTTGGGGAGCCATGAAACGTCACTACCTCTCCGTCCGGCCACAGAGGACCCTTGAAGTTCCGCAGGACGAAAGAGAAGAATCTCCGTTGCCAGTCTTTGGTCAGTCTGACGATGAGGAGAGCATGGATTCCGATGAATGGGAGGAATatcagcaagaagaagaagagcgagAGAGGATGAAGGCTCTACGGCAGCAAGAAGCTGCTTCGGTGTTGAGCAACGATAAAGCCCAGGCTGTCATTGCAGATGTCATCAAGGAACTCGAGGCGCGTTGGGTTGATGAACAACAGCCCAAACAGGACCGCAGAGCGCACAACATTTGGGAGAGCGCAAGACGGAACCCAAATAGAGAAGCCTACATCAAGTCCATCAAAAagctcaaggatgaggcTGCGAAACGCATCCCGAAGTTCAGAAAGCAAATCTTGACGGAGAAGTGGAAGTCTGACGAGATGCTTCGTAAGATGGCGTCGGACTACTTGGAGCAGAGCGTCTTCGAGAAATGCTACCAGTGTTGGCTGCTTGGAGTGCTTGAGAGCCCGAGACGCCCACCCAAGCCTGCCGCTTTGCCTCGGCCAATGCCTCGGCCCAAGAAACAACAAGAGTTAGcggaagatgaagaggatctGGCCAGCAGCGACTCCGAGACAGATGACTTCTTGGACGATAGCGATGACAAGGTTATGATTTCAAACGACTTGATGGAAGTTGAGCCTATATCCGACTTTGTACAAGAGCCCGACACCGATATGCAAGATTCTTCACCGGGGAAAATCAAGACCAAACTGGCCCTTgcaccctcaacacctctcGGGACGAAGCAAGCCGACGAGGTTATCCTAATTGAGGATTCACCCTTGATCTCACCTACTGATGGGATCCCGGAATTCACCGATCGACTGAGCCTCGAAAAAATGGGCGAAATGGGCACCGATTATTGGGCTAAGGCCAATGATGCCGAACGTCTTCTCGCAGCCATCCTTTGTCAATGGACTGAACAGAAAAGGGAGAGGCTCCTTAAAGTGGTCGGCCCTTTCGGACATAAGGAGATTTGGGAAGAGCACTTGAAGCCAGCGATCGATACCAATGGCACAGTTGCTAGGGTTGGCACAACTGAACTCCTACTCTGTCAACTGTTCGACGCGTTTCTTGAGTGCTCCGCAAAGAGGCTGGCCCGGACAACGATTCGAAAAATTACCCTGAGGCAGCTTGAGCAAAGCGCTGGTGTAAAATTTCAGACCTTCTACAACCATTTGAAAAAGTTGCTTGTGTTGTTCAGGACCGAAAAGCCACATTTTGGCCACACAAGGTCTTTGGCGCCCACCACGCCCACAAAGTCTCCGGCAGTCAAAACGCCCATCAAAAGTGAACCTTCTCAAGTGGCGGCCTCTGAGAAGCCAGTCGAGGAATTGGTTTCCCAAGACTCATCCGAAGGAGGGGTGCCTCAAGACCCGGCTGATGCCACGCTCACCCTTGCCGACGAAGTTGAGGCAGTGTTACCCGACGAAGAAGTGCCGCTATCTAAGAAGAAACGGAAACGGAAACAGAAAGTTAACCAAGAGGCCAAAAATCTACGGGTCACtactcagcagcagctcgtAGAGTTtggccgccgccggcgccggtTACACGAAGAAATTGCTACCAATGGCATTGTGCCTAGTACCATGGCCCGACTCATCGTCAACGAAACAAAGAAAGACGACGAGCCTTTGATCTTTATCAACGCTTACACCGGCAGCAGGATCAAAGACCATCAGATTGATGGTGTGCGCTTCATGTGGAACCAGGTTGTGGTGAGTGGCCAGGGCTGCCTCCTTGCGCATACCATGGGTCTGGGCAAAACAATGCAGGTCATCACTTTGTTGGTGGTCATTGCCGAAGCAGCAGCGTCCAGTGACCCCGCGGTTGTCGAACAGATTCCGGAGAAACTACGGCGATCCAGGACATTGATTCTCTGTCCATCGGGGCTCGTGGATAactgggttgatgaggtgaaCATGTGGGCACCGGAAGGCTCACTGGGACCGGTATACAAAGTAGACGCATCATTGACGGCATACGTTCGCGTAGAAGTCGTCAAGAAATGGGCCTCAGGCGGTGGGGTTCTCATCGTCGGATATAGTCTCTTTGGCAACCtcgttgaggatgaggagctggagaagcttcTGCAAGAAAAACCAAACAttgttgttggggatgaGACCCATCTCATCAAGAATCAGAACACCAAGCGGTCACGAGCAGCCGCACACTTTCACACCAAGAGCCGCATCGCCATGACGGGGTCACCACTGACCAACAACGTCATGGATTATTACGCCATGGTCAACTGGGTTTCGCCGGGCTACTTGTCGGACATTGAAGAGTTCAGGTCCAGGTTCGGCAATCCAATCAAGGAAGGGCTTTATGCAGATAGTAACCCTTCGGCAAAGAGGCAAGCGAGGAAACTGCTTGTCATCTTGAAGGAGACTATGAGCCCCAAGGTTCATCGAAGGGACGTTCAAGTTCTCCGAGACGAGCTTCCCACAAAAAAGGAGTTTATCATAATGCTGCCCTTGACCCCGCTCCAGAGGACACTCTATGAAATCTACATCGAGCGTGTCAACAATCCGACAGTTACGGGTAGCGACAAATCATCGGCACAGGTTTGGAGCATGGTTGCCAAGCTTGGTACTGTCCTGGCGCACCCCAGGATCTTCAAGACGGTGGCCGAAAGGCAAAAGGACGCCAAGGGAAAGGCGAAGAGCGGGAAatccgaggacgaggatgagctTATTTTGCCTCAGGATATCCTAAGTGAACTCTTGACCCCGACGACTTGCCGAGACATTGATAACGACGCTCACTCGTACAAGATCGTCGTACTCATGTTTCTCTTGGGGGAATTTCGCAAGGTGGGCGACAAGGCACTCATCTTCACCCAAAGCATCCCGGCGCTGGACTTTCTCGAGAGCATCTTCAAGCGGAGGCAGATCGGATACCAGCGCCTTGATGGCCATACCCCAATCAATATGCGTCAAGCATCGATCAAGAAGTTCAACAGCAACGATTCGGCCGACGTGTATCTGATTTCCACAaaagctggtggtgttgggctCAACATTTATGGGGCCAACAGAGTGATCATCCTGGACTTCAAGTATTCGCCAACCGATGAACAGCAGGCTATTGGCCGGGCATACCGACTAGGTCAGACCAAGCCGGTGTATGTCTATTGGTTGATGATAGGAGGCACCTTCGAGGCAACAATCCACAAGAGTGCCATCTTCAAGACGCAGCTCGCCTCCCGGGTCATCGATAAGAAGAACCCGGCCCCTTACGCTACTCGCCTCAAGGAGTACTTTGTACCGCCGCAGACAGTGGACCAGGAGGACCTTCAAGATGCCTATGGCCAGGATACCGTTCTTGACGCTCTCCTGAACAGCGCTGAGGTGGGACCCCTAGTCCGCAAGGTTACATCTACGGAGACATttgagaaggaagagacatATGAACTTCCTCCAGAGGACCAGGAGGAagcgaagaaggaggttgccctcgccctcctgaGGCTCACAAACCCAGAGGCGTATGAGGCTGAGAAACTCCGGCTCGACAGAGAGCGATATGGGTGGCAGCCCCAGCCCGCTGTCCAGTCAAACACAATAGGGATGATCAACAAAGGCATTGGAACTGCTCAACCCAATCTTGCCCACAACTCAGTCTTGCCACGATTGAGGGACAACTTTGGTCAGATGGTACCTTCCAGTACGACGCCAATACCAATTCCCGGACAGTATCTCCAACAGTACCGGCAGCTCGGCCGCCTCAACACACTAGGGTCTGCTCCTGTTAGACCTGTGCTCGGAGCAGCTCCGGCACCCAGCTTTACACTTCCAAACTCCGATCTACAGCCTGTCCTTGGATCGGGGTCGTTTGCCAAGTACCCAGCTGACGGACATGCCCTACCGTCGCATGCGACGCCCTCAGCCACACCACAGGTCAACCCAAGTTTAGTCGCCGGTCCGTTTGGCACTCAGCCAGTCGAAACCTTAGCTGCTTCTAatccggctcctcctcatccagctcctcgtAACACTCCTCCTACTCCGGCTCAAAAACCAGCTGCTTCTGCTCTGGCGCCTCCTAATAAAGCGCCGTCTCCCATGTCTCAGAAGGCTCTGTCACATGCTCATGTCTCTGGGAGTCAACAACCTCAGTCAACCACCCCATCGTTgatcatccccctcccggGGACTTCGGCGTCAGTCATTGATTCAGCGAGGCCCGACCTTCCAGATCTACGACGGATCTATCAAGCGCTTTGTGAGGAAGGGAAAGAGGTTGTTTTTACGCCAGATGCCGTTATGCAAGGCGTTGAACAAGCACTTCAGGAGAAAGGGTTCAGCTATAAGACCTTCCCTGCTAGAGACAAGTGGCAATACCTACAAAAGTGCTGCAGGTTACATGCACGTTTTGCAGAAGCCATGCTTTCGGGCTATATTCAACCTGACCAGCTGGCCACTCGGGAGCGGCGGGACTTGCAAACTATGGTTACCCGGCTCAATGGCTTGGCCGAGGACGACTTCAAGCGCGAAGTCTGGGGCTCCCAAGTCGTCCGCAATAAC caagcagcaacagtAGCACAGCAAAAGCCGCGACCGTCGTCGAAGGTGAAGGACGAAAGTCGAGTCAccaaggtgaagaaggacaaggtgaagaaggacaaggagaagacgtCAGGATCGATGCCTAAACGGCCACGAGATTCGAAGGGGCCTAAAACCCCCAACATTGGACCGGGGCCGGGAGGACGGCAGCAGCCTGTCCGACCCGGAGATTCAGCCGCCTCGCCGTTTTTAATTGACTGA